A DNA window from Hemitrygon akajei unplaced genomic scaffold, sHemAka1.3 Scf000216, whole genome shotgun sequence contains the following coding sequences:
- the LOC140724439 gene encoding uncharacterized protein → MAHQRVHTGERPFTCSDCGKGFTCSSKLKLHQRVHTGEKPFTCSDCGKGFSWSSHLKVHQRFHTGERPFTCSDCGKGFTMSSNLKIHQRVHTGERPFTCSDCGRGFTCSSQLKAHQRVHTGERPFTCSDCGKGFTCSSELKVHQRVHTRERPFICSDCGKGFTQSAKLKIHQRVHTGERPFICSDCGKEFTCSSELKVHQRVHTGEWPFTCSYCGKGFNWSSELKAHQRFHTGERPFTCSDCGKGFTMSSNLKIHQRVHTGERPFICSVCGRGFTCSSNLMAHQRVHTVERPFTCLDCGKGFTRSSELKLHQRVHTGERPFACSDCGKGFTLSSQLLSHQSVHTGEWPFTCSDCGKGFTQSVQLKVHQRVHTGERPFTCSVCGKGFNWSSHLQRHQSAHTGKWPFTCSVCGKGFTWSSKLSRHQQIHTGERPFTCSVCGKGFTESSELKVHQRVHTGERPFTCSVCGKGFIRSSTLKVHQRNHTGERPFTCSDCGKGFTRSSTLQTHRSVHTRERRITCSDCGKGFTSSSQLERHQQVHTG, encoded by the coding sequence atggctcaccagcgagttcacaccggtgagaggccgttcacctgctcggactgtgggaaaggattcacttgctcatctaaactgaaattacatcagcgtgttcacactggggagaagccgttcacctgctcagactgtgggaagggattcagctgGTCATCtcacctgaaggtacatcagcgatttcacactggagagaggccattcacctgctcagactgtgggaagggattcactatgtCATCTAatctgaagatacatcagagagttcatactggagagaggccgttcacctgctcagactgtgggaggggatttacttgctcatcccaactaaaggcacaccagcgagttcacactggggagcggccattcacctgctcggactgtgggaaaggattcacttgctcatccgaactgaaggtccatcagcgagttcacactagagaaaggccattcatctgctcagactgtgggaagggattcactcagtcagcaaAGCTAAAgattcaccagcgagttcacactggggagaggccattcatttgctcggactgtgggaaggaattcacttgctcatccgaaCTGAaggttcatcagcgagttcacaccggggagtggccgttcacctgttcatactgtgggaagggattcaactGGTCTTCTGAATTGAAAGCACATCAGAgatttcacactggagagaggccatttacctgctcagactgtgggaagggattcactatgtCATCTAatctgaagatacatcagagagttcatactggagaaaggccgttcatttgctcagtctgtgggagggGATTTACTTGCTCATccaacctaatggctcaccagcgagttcacactgtggagcggccgttcacctgcttagactgtgggaagggattcactcgctcatccgaactgaagttacatcagcgagttcacactggggagcggccgtttgcctgctcagactgtgggaagggattcacactgtcATCCCAGCTACTgagtcaccagtcagttcatactggggagtggccattcacctgctcggactgtgggaagggattcactcagtcagttcaactgaaggtacatcagcgagttcacaccggggagaggccattcacctgctctgtctgtgggaagggattcaattggTCATCTcacctgcagagacaccagtcagcccACACAGGGaaatggccattcacctgctcagtctgtgggaagggattcacttggtcatctaaaCTGAGTagacatcagcaaattcacactggagagaggccattcacttgctctgtctgtgggaagggattcactgagtcatccgaactgaaggtacatcagcgagttcacactggggagaggccgttcacctgctcagtgtgtgggaagggattcattcggtcatctacactgaaagtacatcagcgaaatcacactggggagaggccgttcacctgctcagactgtgggaagggattcactcggtcatccaccctacaaaCACACCGTtcagttcacactagggagaggcgaatcacctgttcagactgtgggaagggattcacttcgtcatctcaactggagagacaccagcaagttcacactggatag